The genomic stretch GTTGCTCGTCGTGCCATCCCCCAACTCGCCGTAGACGTTGTCGCCCCAGGCCCACAGGGTACCGTCCGAACGCAACGCCAGAGAATGGGAGTCCCCGGCGGCCACGGCCACCACCCCGCTCAACCCCTGCACCCGCACCGGAACCCATCGGTTGCTCGTGGTGCCATCCCCCAGTCGGCCATTGTCATTCCTACCCCAGGCCCACAGGGTACCGTCCGAGCGCAACGCCAGGGAATGGGAGTCCCCGGCGGCCACGGCCACCACTCCGCTCAGCCCCTGCACCTGCACCGGAACCCATCGGTTGCTCGTGGTGCCATCTCCCAACTGGCCATGGGAGTTGTCGCCCCAGGCCCACACGCTGCCGTCGAAGCGCACCGCCAGCGAGTGGGTGTCGCCCGCCCCCACGGCCACCACTCCGCTCAGCCCCTGCACCTGCACCGGAACCCATCGGTTGCTCGTGGTGCCATCCCCCAACTGGCCATGGGAGTTGTCGCCCCAGGCCCACACGGTACCGTCGGAGCGCAACGCCAGCGAGTGGGTGTCGCCCGCCCCCACGGCCACCACTTCGTCCAGCCCCTGCACCTGCATTGGCTCCGAACGATCGGTCTCGGTGCCGTCCCCTAGTCGGCCGAAGAGGTTATGACCCCAGGCCCACACGGTGCCGTCGAAGCGCACCGCCAGCGAGTGGGTGTCGCCCGCCCCCACGGCCACCACTCCGCTCAGCCCCCGCACCCGTACCGGAACCCATCGGTTGCTCGTCGTGCCATCTCCCAACTGGCCAAAGGTGTTGTCACCCCAGGCCCACACGGTGCCGTCGGAGCGCAACGCCAGCGAGTGGGCGTCTCCCGCCGCCGCGGACACCACGCTGTTCAGTCCCTTCAGTCCCATCTGCACGGGCACCAAACGGGCGCTCGTGGTGACATCCCCCAGTTGACCATTGTAGTTGGCGCCCCAGACCCACACGGTACCGTCGGAGCGCACCGCCAGTGAGTGGCCGTAGCCCGCCGCCACGGACACCACTCCGTCCAGCCCCTGCACCTGCACTGGCACCGAACTGTCGGTCGTGGCGCCATCCCCCAGTTGGCCGTGGGAGTTGAGGCCCAAGGCCCACACGGTGCCGTCCTGCTTCAGGGCCAGTGAGTGGCCGTAGCCCGCTGCCACGGACACCACTCCGCTCAACCCCTGCACCTGAACCAGGTCGTCGTTCGGGGTGTCTCCCATCTGGCCGTAGGGGTTGTAGCCCCAGCC from Cystobacter ferrugineus encodes the following:
- a CDS encoding RCC1 domain-containing protein, with the translated sequence MQINAERWMTRLLGVWIAVLVVGCGQPIDDSGEPGDGTTSNRLAPVQVPGLGGGVVVAAGESHSLVGLPDGSVWATGANLSGQLGDGTQGNRSVPVQVQGGSGVLALAGGYSYSLAVHSDGTVWAWGENHRGQLGDGTTSNRSVPVQVQGLSGVLAIAAGGEYSLALRDDGTVWSWGDNTAGQLGDGTRTDRLVPVQVQGLSGVVSVAAGYSHSLALRSDGTVWAWGEGGKLLPVQVQGLSGVVAVAAGPYHYLAVRSDGTLWGWGYNPYGQMGDTPNDDLVQVQGLSGVVSVAAGYGHSLALKQDGTVWALGLNSHGQLGDGATTDSSVPVQVQGLDGVVSVAAGYGHSLAVRSDGTVWVWGANYNGQLGDVTTSARLVPVQMGLKGLNSVVSAAAGDAHSLALRSDGTVWAWGDNTFGQLGDGTTSNRWVPVRVRGLSGVVAVGAGDTHSLAVRFDGTVWAWGHNLFGRLGDGTETDRSEPMQVQGLDEVVAVGAGDTHSLALRSDGTVWAWGDNSHGQLGDGTTSNRWVPVQVQGLSGVVAVGAGDTHSLAVRFDGSVWAWGDNSHGQLGDGTTSNRWVPVQVQGLSGVVAVAAGDSHSLALRSDGTLWAWGRNDNGRLGDGTTSNRWVPVRVQGLSGVVAVAAGDSHSLALRSDGTLWAWGDNVYGELGDGTTSNRWVPVQLQRVNGGVAVGAGDTHSLAVRSDGTVWAWGDNTSGQLGDGTSSSRSVPVQVQEPSGVVSVVAGYAHSLVAPSDGQ